In one Bacteroidota bacterium genomic region, the following are encoded:
- a CDS encoding glycosyltransferase family 1 protein, with the protein MGSAYNVKDRDFVFVGLQPWDLPIGSNCKNIALEVSKNNRVIYVNSPLDRNTLLNRKDDPQVKKRLAVMAGHEPQLQKVGDNIWQFFPNCRLESINRLPDGFLFDFFNKRNNRRFAGEIKKAIAELDFKDFALFNDSDMFRSFYLKELLQPTQYIYYTRDNLLAVDYWKRHGLRIEPALMQKADLVTANSVYLARVAQKHNPKSYYVGQGCETEQFSAEITHAEPQDIQHINRPRVGYIGALYGLRLDVKLLENIARQRPQWNLVLVGPEDDAFKNSALHQLANVFFTGPKKPDELPAYLSSFDVALNPQILNEVTIGNYPRKIDEYLAMGKPTVATKTEAMEIFEGYVYLAESEADYLTMIEQALNETDTLLKQKRITYALSHTWENSVAEIYKAMGK; encoded by the coding sequence ATGGGGAGTGCGTATAATGTAAAGGACAGGGATTTTGTGTTTGTAGGCTTACAACCGTGGGATTTGCCGATTGGAAGCAATTGCAAAAACATTGCCTTGGAGGTGAGTAAAAATAATAGGGTTATTTATGTGAACTCACCGCTTGACAGAAACACTTTACTGAACAGAAAGGACGACCCTCAGGTAAAAAAACGACTTGCTGTGATGGCGGGGCATGAACCGCAACTGCAAAAGGTGGGGGATAATATCTGGCAGTTTTTTCCCAATTGCAGGTTAGAATCTATTAACCGTTTGCCAGATGGTTTTTTGTTCGATTTTTTTAACAAACGCAATAACCGCAGGTTTGCCGGTGAAATTAAGAAAGCCATAGCAGAGCTTGATTTTAAAGACTTTGCACTGTTTAATGATAGCGATATGTTTCGCAGTTTTTACCTCAAAGAACTGCTACAACCCACGCAATATATTTACTACACGCGCGATAATTTGCTGGCCGTAGATTATTGGAAACGCCACGGTTTGCGCATTGAGCCCGCCTTAATGCAAAAAGCCGATTTGGTAACTGCAAACTCCGTGTATTTGGCACGTGTGGCACAAAAGCACAACCCCAAAAGCTATTATGTTGGACAAGGGTGTGAGACTGAACAATTCAGCGCAGAGATAACTCACGCAGAGCCTCAAGACATTCAACACATCAACCGTCCCCGCGTTGGATATATAGGGGCATTGTACGGCCTTAGGCTGGATGTAAAATTGCTTGAAAACATTGCCCGCCAGCGTCCGCAATGGAATCTGGTGCTAGTAGGGCCAGAGGATGATGCATTTAAAAACAGTGCATTACACCAATTAGCCAACGTATTTTTCACAGGCCCTAAAAAGCCCGACGAACTGCCTGCCTACCTTTCGAGTTTTGATGTGGCTTTGAACCCGCAAATACTTAACGAAGTAACTATTGGTAACTATCCCCGCAAAATTGATGAATACCTTGCAATGGGCAAACCCACGGTGGCTACCAAAACAGAGGCAATGGAGATTTTTGAAGGTTATGTGTATTTGGCAGAAAGCGAAGCCGATTATCTTACCATGATTGAGCAGGCACTAAACGAAACGGATACCTTGCTGAAACAAAAACGGATAACCTATGCGCTATCGCATACGTGGGAAAACAGCGTTGCCGAAATTTATAAGGCCATGGGCAAATAA
- a CDS encoding oligosaccharide flippase family protein: protein MWQRLKHIMQSNAFASLAGNGMGAVLGIGTLAIQARTLSKNDLGSWLVFITTFTLFDVIRSGLILNPVIRNMAGAKTQGEQQTIAGAAWQLCVLFTAIAVAVFTLPGVAFYGWFASLDMGFFVQWFWLLAVITLPHNLATWFLNASQQFKKVQWVRILNQALFLGFNIANFSLNLGIDYIFWGFVISQLATSLLTLILGWSRITDFSKGDKPTRQKLFSFGKYSMLTLLVSNLLRSSDTYILGLLLGPVAVSIYNIPQRLLQIFEMPISAISITRLPILAGLHSHGKEEELTNEFHKSAGVLWLGIIPVALLCFIFAEPLVILLGGEGFRESSSVLRFFAVYAAFLPLERYSGIGLDVVNQPRLNLIKVILMLAVNIAGDFAAIYLFPNAPVAAVAGISVITFGSGVLLGYSFLGKHMKFSFSGIISSGWQQIASLAGKLKR from the coding sequence ATGTGGCAACGGCTAAAACATATTATGCAAAGCAATGCATTTGCATCGCTGGCAGGCAATGGAATGGGTGCTGTATTGGGAATTGGTACACTTGCTATACAAGCCCGCACGCTTAGCAAGAATGACTTGGGAAGCTGGCTGGTTTTTATCACCACCTTTACTCTTTTTGATGTAATCCGTTCGGGACTAATTCTAAATCCCGTTATCCGTAACATGGCCGGTGCCAAAACACAAGGCGAGCAGCAAACCATAGCCGGTGCGGCTTGGCAATTGTGTGTATTGTTTACCGCAATTGCCGTTGCAGTGTTCACGTTACCGGGGGTTGCCTTTTACGGTTGGTTTGCAAGTCTTGATATGGGCTTTTTTGTACAGTGGTTCTGGCTATTGGCCGTTATCACCTTGCCCCACAACCTTGCTACCTGGTTTTTAAATGCTTCGCAGCAATTTAAAAAAGTACAATGGGTACGTATTCTTAACCAAGCTTTGTTTTTAGGTTTCAACATTGCCAATTTCAGCCTCAATTTGGGGATTGATTATATTTTTTGGGGCTTTGTCATCAGCCAGTTAGCTACATCGTTACTTACACTTATTCTTGGCTGGAGCCGCATTACTGATTTTAGTAAAGGAGATAAACCTACCCGCCAAAAACTATTCAGTTTTGGCAAGTATAGCATGCTTACCCTACTGGTTTCAAACCTGTTACGCAGCAGCGATACTTACATTTTAGGGCTGCTGCTGGGGCCTGTGGCGGTGAGTATTTATAATATTCCCCAGCGTTTGTTGCAAATTTTTGAAATGCCGATAAGTGCCATCAGTATTACGCGACTGCCCATACTGGCAGGATTGCACAGCCATGGCAAGGAAGAGGAACTGACCAATGAGTTTCACAAAAGTGCAGGCGTATTGTGGTTGGGCATAATACCCGTAGCATTGTTATGCTTTATTTTTGCTGAACCTTTAGTGATTTTGCTGGGTGGAGAAGGCTTTCGCGAGTCGTCCTCGGTACTGCGTTTTTTTGCTGTTTATGCTGCTTTCCTTCCGCTTGAAAGGTATAGCGGTATTGGTTTAGATGTGGTGAATCAACCCCGTTTAAATCTGATAAAAGTGATACTTATGCTTGCTGTAAACATAGCAGGCGATTTTGCCGCCATCTACCTGTTTCCTAATGCCCCTGTGGCTGCGGTAGCGGGCATTTCGGTAATTACATTTGGCAGCGGAGTATTGCTGGGTTACAGCTTTTTGGGTAAACACATGAAGTTTTCATTTTCAGGCATTATAAGCAGCGGGTGGCAACAAATCGCCTCGCTGGCAGGCAAATTAAAGAGATAA
- a CDS encoding amidohydrolase family protein produces MGIYNCHTHIFTLACVPNRAMGVPLANWISGDRVGRAIAKFANWVTPNSPKRSLGRYLTFAEIGLSATQKNVFDDLLSVYKEWGTVKFVVLPMDMEQMGAGLPNKIYRDQLKEIIDIRKNNSGYADILLPFLFVDPNRFSNGDAVLNFVRDYIEVHGFVGIKLYPAVGYYPFDEKLDKMYGYAEQHQIPILTHCTQGPTYYRGNLDNKRNPRFRPDYLDLKSKDNDDFQRNFTDPRNYRYVLDTLGFRNLKINLAHYGGADSMLGRSKKNNGWYPEIKQLMAEFPNVYTDISYTLYNTDDDFALYKKLLADLNDPAIGNKILFGTDFYVTTPAKPEDKLRDEFYSFLVKNNSEPIFDKITQTVPQTYLTSDFYVAD; encoded by the coding sequence ATGGGCATATATAACTGTCATACACATATTTTTACATTAGCTTGTGTACCCAACCGCGCTATGGGTGTGCCATTAGCCAACTGGATTAGCGGCGACCGAGTGGGCAGAGCTATCGCAAAATTTGCAAATTGGGTAACTCCAAATTCTCCTAAGCGGTCATTAGGACGTTACCTCACCTTTGCTGAGATTGGTTTGTCGGCCACTCAAAAAAATGTATTTGATGATTTGCTGAGCGTATATAAAGAATGGGGTACGGTAAAGTTTGTAGTGTTGCCAATGGACATGGAGCAAATGGGAGCCGGCTTACCCAACAAAATATACCGCGACCAATTGAAGGAGATTATTGATATACGTAAAAACAACAGCGGGTATGCTGATATTTTACTACCCTTTTTGTTTGTAGACCCTAATAGATTTAGCAACGGTGATGCGGTGTTAAATTTTGTGAGGGATTATATTGAAGTGCACGGTTTTGTGGGGATAAAGCTATACCCTGCGGTGGGTTATTATCCGTTTGATGAAAAACTGGATAAAATGTACGGCTATGCCGAGCAGCACCAAATTCCCATTTTAACCCATTGTACCCAAGGACCTACTTATTATCGCGGTAATTTGGATAATAAACGTAATCCTCGTTTCAGGCCTGATTATCTGGACTTGAAATCTAAGGATAACGATGATTTTCAACGCAATTTTACCGACCCTCGTAATTACCGCTATGTATTGGATACGTTGGGATTCAGAAACCTTAAGATAAACTTGGCTCACTACGGCGGTGCCGATAGTATGCTGGGGAGGTCTAAAAAGAACAACGGCTGGTATCCTGAAATTAAACAATTAATGGCTGAGTTTCCCAATGTGTACACTGATATTTCGTACACGTTATACAATACCGACGATGATTTTGCTTTGTACAAAAAGCTGTTGGCTGATTTGAACGACCCCGCCATCGGCAATAAAATATTGTTTGGTACTGATTTTTACGTAACCACTCCCGCCAAGCCTGAAGACAAATTGCGCGATGAGTTTTACAGCTTTTTGGTAAAAAATAACAGCGAACCGATTTTTGATAAAATCACCCAAACTGTACCTCAAACATACCTCACCTCAGATTTTTACGTAGCTGATTGA
- a CDS encoding O-antigen ligase family protein, producing MGEKNSLFRVLWLALILGLAAAGLAFLITSGGLETAGIFIVLPIAIGFAAICIAKPKTGLLIYLHTSFFNNGLFRFFPPSIPYGLMIDAILGVCVLGTFFSVDKKDLKRANNPLVWIVVVWFLYTLFQLVNPEARSKEAWFYAVRGVSMYWVQTLPLLFIWMHKREDMEKFIRIWLGWSFVAALWGFKQQYIGLAGGEVKWLEEGAKDTHILMGKLRSFSFYSDAGQFGAAMAHCALYCIILGMGVKDTRRRLIYGGLGFIYFWGFAVAGSRGPLFVIAAGFLMYLFLVRNFRVLAVGLVAGACAFIVLKYTTVGQGNYQIQRMRTALDPQDASFQVRLENQAKLRVYLASRPIGGGIGAGGNWGKRFTPGTFLAETALDSWYVKIWVETGVIGLWMHILQIVIILYYGFRKVFFLNDNELRLKTIALLCGFFGVAVASYGNQVFGQLPTSTVLYFSMVFFYLCDEWDIPDDEVKKPEPERNLMW from the coding sequence GTGGGAGAAAAAAACAGCTTATTCCGTGTATTGTGGCTGGCCCTTATTTTGGGTTTAGCGGCAGCCGGTTTGGCTTTTCTCATCACATCGGGCGGATTGGAAACCGCGGGCATATTTATTGTGCTGCCCATTGCTATTGGATTTGCAGCTATATGTATTGCAAAGCCCAAAACCGGACTTTTAATTTACCTGCATACCAGTTTCTTCAACAACGGACTTTTCAGGTTCTTCCCGCCTTCTATCCCCTACGGGTTGATGATTGATGCCATACTGGGGGTATGCGTGCTGGGTACTTTCTTTAGTGTTGACAAAAAAGACTTAAAACGAGCCAACAATCCACTGGTTTGGATAGTTGTAGTTTGGTTTTTATATACCCTTTTTCAGCTTGTAAACCCCGAAGCACGAAGCAAAGAAGCATGGTTTTATGCTGTGCGGGGGGTATCAATGTACTGGGTACAAACCCTGCCCCTTTTATTTATATGGATGCACAAGCGCGAAGACATGGAGAAGTTCATCCGCATTTGGCTGGGCTGGTCGTTTGTGGCTGCTTTGTGGGGTTTTAAACAACAATACATCGGCCTTGCAGGGGGCGAAGTAAAATGGCTTGAAGAAGGCGCAAAAGACACCCACATACTGATGGGTAAACTCCGTAGTTTCTCCTTTTACTCCGATGCGGGACAGTTTGGTGCAGCAATGGCGCATTGTGCATTGTACTGCATCATATTAGGCATGGGTGTAAAAGATACCCGACGGCGACTTATATACGGCGGGTTGGGCTTTATTTACTTTTGGGGATTTGCAGTGGCAGGAAGTCGGGGACCGTTATTTGTTATCGCCGCAGGATTTTTGATGTACCTGTTTTTGGTGCGGAATTTCAGGGTACTTGCAGTTGGTTTGGTGGCAGGGGCTTGCGCCTTTATCGTGCTTAAATACACCACTGTAGGGCAAGGTAACTACCAAATACAACGGATGCGTACCGCGCTCGACCCTCAGGATGCTTCGTTTCAGGTGCGTCTTGAAAACCAAGCAAAACTTAGGGTATATTTAGCTTCACGACCTATAGGAGGGGGTATTGGTGCCGGTGGTAACTGGGGTAAACGATTCACCCCCGGAACATTCCTTGCTGAAACTGCATTGGATAGCTGGTATGTGAAAATTTGGGTTGAAACAGGCGTAATAGGCCTTTGGATGCACATTTTGCAAATAGTAATTATACTTTACTACGGTTTCCGAAAAGTCTTTTTCTTAAACGATAACGAGCTGCGGCTCAAAACCATTGCCCTGCTCTGCGGGTTCTTTGGGGTTGCGGTAGCCAGCTACGGAAACCAAGTATTCGGGCAATTACCTACTTCAACCGTTTTATATTTCAGCATGGTATTCTTTTATTTGTGTGACGAATGGGATATACCCGACGATGAAGTAAAAAAGCCCGAACCTGAACGCAATTTAATGTGGTAA
- a CDS encoding TolC family protein, whose translation MSHGNISNRTQNIYKSLLALALAITVIINLKAQSSLNETGFLLNDPIDTIKRDTLIFNLDVDISQQLLPLDTILQIAYSNSPNIKYESSMIKSKVHDYRYNRMLFFQGFSGFYNYAVGNQTMIITGSTPVDNSQLSNGYRAGINISLPFSTLFGQNQKNKTLRALIEAATHRRDQIELELRREILRVYVNMIEAQRKLTVRNEDAQSSFLSAQVAEIELAEGKINTTEYARVKNIYAIAQNNVEQERANFLRAFFDFETLVGVEMKYLKKKPATTTPTPTTPNKN comes from the coding sequence ATGTCGCACGGCAACATTTCTAATCGCACACAAAACATTTATAAATCACTGCTAGCCTTAGCATTAGCAATAACAGTGATAATTAACCTAAAAGCACAGTCATCCCTTAACGAAACGGGGTTCTTGCTGAACGATCCCATCGATACGATAAAAAGAGACACGCTTATCTTCAATTTGGATGTTGATATTAGCCAGCAATTGTTGCCGTTAGATACTATATTGCAGATTGCTTACTCAAACTCGCCCAATATTAAGTATGAATCGTCGATGATAAAATCCAAAGTGCACGATTACAGGTATAACCGTATGCTGTTCTTTCAGGGTTTCAGCGGCTTCTACAACTATGCGGTGGGTAACCAAACCATGATAATCACGGGCTCTACTCCGGTAGATAACTCGCAGTTATCAAACGGTTACAGGGCGGGGATAAACATATCGTTGCCTTTTTCAACCTTGTTTGGGCAAAACCAAAAAAATAAAACGTTGCGCGCCCTTATTGAAGCCGCCACACACCGTAGAGACCAAATTGAGTTAGAACTTCGCAGGGAGATTTTGAGGGTGTATGTGAACATGATTGAAGCCCAACGTAAACTTACTGTTCGTAACGAGGATGCCCAATCATCGTTTTTATCAGCACAGGTAGCAGAGATTGAGTTGGCTGAAGGAAAAATAAACACCACGGAATATGCCCGTGTAAAGAATATTTATGCCATTGCGCAAAACAACGTTGAGCAGGAAAGAGCCAACTTTTTACGCGCATTTTTTGATTTTGAAACCTTGGTGGGAGTGGAAATGAAATACCTTAAAAAGAAACCTGCAACTACTACCCCTACCCCAACTACGCCCAACAAAAATTAG